CCTTCCGGCACGGCCTCGAATAAAACCGTGACAATGGTCGGCTCCGATTCCCGGTCCGTGGAAAACGAGAACACCAGCTTTCGGGGCCGATCTAGTTCCAGGTAGATCCCGAAATGTTCCGCCAGGGTTTCTCCACGCTTCTCGACAATAACCAGCTTACCGCCGGGACGAGGTTCGGTTTCCACCCGAACCATTTCTCCCTGCGGCGTAGCGAACAGCCATCTTCCCAGGGAACGGGGGTCGAGCCAGGCATCGTACACTTGATCGCAGGAAGCTTGAAAGATCCTGGAAACTTCCATCAGGGGCTGAACGGCATTCGGTTCATCTTTTTGAGGCATTTTTTTTCTCTTTCTTGCGAGGATTCTTCTGATTTTGAAGATCCTTCAAATAGGCATCGAGTCGATCGAAGCTTTCTTCCCAGAATCGATGGTAATGTTCGATCCACTCGGCGGCACTCTTCAACGGAGCCGGTTCGAGTCGGCACGGTCGCGATTGAGCCTCACGCCCCCGACGAATCAGTCCCGCTTTTTCCAGAACTTTCAGATGTTTCGAAACGGCGGGTAGGGTGATTTCAAAAGGCTCCGCCAGTTCGTTGACGGAACACTCCCCGCTCGACAGCTTCCACAGAATCGCGCGACGCGTGGGATCGGCCAAAGCGGCGAAGACAGCACTCAAGGGATCGGCGGACATGCGCAATTTACCACCAGGTTAATTAACCGATTGGTAAATTAATAATCTGGAGATTCCGGTCAAGTCCGGGATCGCCCGGAAGCGTGAAGAATACCTACACTAAAGCGCAAGGCTCTCGTTTCCATTTATAATTTTTGAGGTTTATTTATGAATTCAGAAATTGATCCCCCCTCCCTCACCCCAAGTCGTCGAAGTCTCTTGAAAATTTTGGGCGCGCTCGGAATTGGCTCGCTTCCATTTCAAAGATCGGTCGCCGCTCAAGCTCAACAATCCTCCACCATTACCGAAGGGATGATTCAACAGGCCGAATGGATTTCCGGCATTAAACTCGATGAAGCTGCTCGGAAGTCCATCGTCCGAACTGTGAATGGTGAACTCCGCGCAATTGCCTCGATGCGAGGATTCGAGCTCACGAATGCCCATGCCCCGGCCCTGTCCTTCCAGCCGGAGCCTTGGAAAGTCCCCTCTGAAAAACCGAATCGCGGGACCGTCGAGATCGGCGAATCGAAGGGAATCAAAAAACCTGCGAGCGAGGAGGAACTGGCTTTTCTACCCGTCACAGCTTTGGGAGAACTGATTCGAACGAAACAAGTCACGTCCCTCGAGTTGACCAAACTGTATCTGTCTCGTCTGAAAAAATACGACCCGGCCCTACTGTGTGTAGTCACACTCACCGAGGAGCTAGCCCTCAAACAGGCGGCCGAAGCCGACAAGGAAATCGCTGCCGGGAAATATCGCGGACCTCTTCACGGCATCCCCTGGGGAGCGAAGGATTTGATTTCCTACCCTGGCTACAAGACCACCTGGGGAGCCACGCCGTATAAGGAACAACTGCTGAAGACCAAAGCGACTGTGGCCCAACGACTCGACGACGCCGGAGCAGTGCTGGTGGCCAAATTGACGCTAGGAGCCCTGGCCATGGGGGACCAGTGGTTCGGCGGCATGACCCGCAATCCCTGGAACGTGGAGGTCGGCTCGAGTGGCTCCTCTGCGGGTTCCGCTTGCGCGGCCGTGGCTGGCTTGGTCGGCTTCGCAATTGGTACGGAAACACTTGGAAGCATCATTTCCCCGAGCACGCGATGCGGCGCGAGCGGTTTGCGTCCCACCTTCGGACGCGTTAGCCGGGCCGGCTGCATGGCACTCGCCTGGAGTATGGACAAGCTCGGTCCTATCGCACGTTCACTGGAAGATTGCGCCTTGATTTTAGGGGTGATCCATGGCGCGGATGGTCTCGACAATTGTGCCGTCGATCGCCCTTTCAACTGGCCGGGTCGGAAAGATCTCAAGGGAATCAAGGTCGGTTATGCGGAAGGTGCGAAAGAGGTCAAAGATCGAACGGAATTGCAGGTTCTAAAAGAACTCGGCGTGGAATTGATTCCCCTTTCTTTACCGAACAAAGTGCCGATGGGCATTACCTCGATTATTCTCAATGCCGAATGTGCCTCGGCCTTTGATGATC
The genomic region above belongs to Telmatocola sphagniphila and contains:
- a CDS encoding amidase, which gives rise to MNSEIDPPSLTPSRRSLLKILGALGIGSLPFQRSVAAQAQQSSTITEGMIQQAEWISGIKLDEAARKSIVRTVNGELRAIASMRGFELTNAHAPALSFQPEPWKVPSEKPNRGTVEIGESKGIKKPASEEELAFLPVTALGELIRTKQVTSLELTKLYLSRLKKYDPALLCVVTLTEELALKQAAEADKEIAAGKYRGPLHGIPWGAKDLISYPGYKTTWGATPYKEQLLKTKATVAQRLDDAGAVLVAKLTLGALAMGDQWFGGMTRNPWNVEVGSSGSSAGSACAAVAGLVGFAIGTETLGSIISPSTRCGASGLRPTFGRVSRAGCMALAWSMDKLGPIARSLEDCALILGVIHGADGLDNCAVDRPFNWPGRKDLKGIKVGYAEGAKEVKDRTELQVLKELGVELIPLSLPNKVPMGITSIILNAECASAFDDLTRKGVTEGLNSWPEIFRGGQFISAVEYLRANRLRAVLMEEMAKIFEKVDMYVGIPDLGITNLTGHPTAVMPNGFRKMNEISTPTAITFTGRLYGESDLLAVASAYQKATGHHLKHPPMDKVVVKEKK
- a CDS encoding ArsR/SmtB family transcription factor; translation: MSADPLSAVFAALADPTRRAILWKLSSGECSVNELAEPFEITLPAVSKHLKVLEKAGLIRRGREAQSRPCRLEPAPLKSAAEWIEHYHRFWEESFDRLDAYLKDLQNQKNPRKKEKKNASKR